A genomic window from Companilactobacillus alimentarius DSM 20249 includes:
- a CDS encoding HIT family protein codes for MDDCVFCKIINNEIPSTTIYEDDDIKAFFDISQVTPGHTLVVPKKHVQDIFAYDEDLAERVFKKIPMIARAIKASNPKIIGMNICQNNGEIAYQSVMHSHIHLVPRYSKDDDFSMHWGDNTGLASSEELQDRADKIKQNLED; via the coding sequence ATTCCAAGTACTACCATTTACGAGGATGATGATATCAAAGCATTCTTCGATATTTCTCAAGTAACACCAGGTCACACACTGGTCGTTCCTAAGAAACACGTTCAAGACATTTTTGCTTATGATGAAGATCTTGCTGAACGCGTCTTCAAGAAGATTCCGATGATTGCTCGTGCCATCAAAGCTTCTAATCCTAAAATCATTGGTATGAATATCTGCCAAAATAATGGCGAGATTGCTTACCAAAGCGTTATGCATTCACATATTCACCTAGTCCCTCGTTATTCAAAAGATGACGACTTTTCAATGCACTGGGGAGACAACACGGGTCTTGCAAGTAGTGAAGAACTACAAGATCGTGCTGACAAGATCAAACAAAACTTGGAGGATTAA